A window of the Rhodoferax sp. GW822-FHT02A01 genome harbors these coding sequences:
- a CDS encoding 5-formyltetrahydrofolate cyclo-ligase: protein MEKKALRAALIEQRNSLPDRQLRADMLQQVMRIWLVGRPDIVIGAYWPIKGEFDPLPALHRWKEDGELLDQPEPRRIGLPVVNKETHTMTFHAWYPGCPMEEDAYGIPKPKDTEVIVPTLVFAPCVGYGPGGFRLGYGGGFYDRMLSSLNPKPFSVGLGFGMGFLPDFEPEPHDMPLDAILNDYGAIWPV, encoded by the coding sequence TTGGAAAAAAAGGCCCTTCGCGCCGCATTGATTGAACAGCGCAACAGCCTGCCGGACCGGCAGCTGCGGGCAGACATGCTGCAGCAGGTCATGCGCATCTGGCTGGTCGGCAGGCCGGACATCGTGATTGGCGCGTATTGGCCCATCAAGGGCGAGTTCGACCCCCTGCCCGCCCTGCATCGCTGGAAGGAAGATGGCGAACTGCTGGACCAGCCCGAGCCGCGGCGCATCGGACTGCCGGTGGTGAACAAAGAAACCCACACCATGACCTTCCATGCCTGGTATCCGGGCTGCCCCATGGAAGAAGACGCCTACGGCATTCCCAAGCCCAAGGACACCGAGGTGATCGTCCCCACGCTGGTCTTTGCCCCGTGCGTGGGCTACGGGCCTGGCGGCTTCCGCCTGGGCTATGGCGGTGGTTTCTACGACCGCATGCTGTCCAGTCTGAACCCCAAGCCGTTTTCGGTGGGACTGGGCTTTGGCATGGGCTTCCTGCCTGATTTCGAGCCCGAACCCCACGACATGCCGCTGGACGCCATATTGAACGATTACGGCGCTATCTGGCCGGTGTGA
- a CDS encoding transglycosylase SLT domain-containing protein, giving the protein MQFPAILTPLALAACVFLPSVSPVFAQGRDNAHYDEVITDMAQAYKVRDRKRLTGLLPQVRGYVLEPWGAYWELSARLDEASPTEIQDFLARYSGTYQEDKLRTEWLLQLGRNRDWVAFNREFLKYRMGDDKSVRCYGLLADHLATGADVKADVLQTWMSLKDADEGCAAAAEQLVKDHAVKPDLVWPRARLGFENDRLRITTQAVGIVKDGLVKAVSDIYANPSKYLNDKLTALRPQTRELVSLAIIRLAYLDPDAAAVEVNHLRWKAQLTQEERSWIWGAIGKRAAIKQSNDAVGYFAQGDFNQMHEDHLAWAVRAALRAGRWQMVQDAIAAMPESMAAEPVWVYWRARAMLALPAVDGGREVALNLMRGIAGVRGFYEQLALEELGQRITVPERPAPLTVEEREAARANPGLARALYAIQVGLRSEGVREWNYSTNLHVRGGLDDRAMLAAADLACRAEVWDRCINSSDRTRNLMDFEQRFPMPFRNSVLARSKQIGIDPAYVYGLIRQESRFIMDARSGVGASGLMQVMPATAKWTARKLGMTDFQPAQITERDTNIAIGTGYLKLLLDSFGGSMPMAAAAYNAGPGRPRNWRNGPVLEAAIWAENIPFNETRDYVKKVLSNTANYAALITGQPQSLKARLGTVGPLDANTPDASTDLP; this is encoded by the coding sequence ATGCAGTTTCCAGCCATTCTGACACCGTTAGCCCTAGCCGCCTGTGTCTTCTTGCCATCCGTTTCACCTGTTTTTGCCCAGGGTCGTGACAACGCCCACTACGACGAAGTCATCACCGACATGGCGCAAGCCTACAAGGTCCGCGACCGCAAGCGCCTGACAGGCCTGTTGCCCCAGGTACGTGGCTATGTGCTGGAGCCCTGGGGAGCCTACTGGGAGCTGTCGGCGCGACTGGATGAGGCCAGTCCGACCGAGATACAGGATTTTCTCGCACGCTACAGCGGGACCTATCAGGAAGACAAGCTGCGTACCGAATGGCTGCTGCAGCTCGGGCGCAACCGGGACTGGGTCGCCTTCAACCGGGAATTCCTCAAGTACCGCATGGGAGACGACAAGTCGGTGCGCTGCTATGGCCTGCTGGCTGACCATCTTGCCACCGGGGCCGACGTCAAGGCGGATGTGCTGCAGACCTGGATGTCGCTCAAGGATGCGGACGAGGGCTGTGCTGCCGCTGCCGAACAGCTGGTCAAGGATCACGCGGTAAAGCCCGATCTGGTCTGGCCGCGCGCCCGGCTCGGCTTTGAGAACGATCGCTTGCGCATCACCACCCAGGCGGTGGGCATCGTCAAGGACGGCCTGGTGAAGGCCGTGAGTGACATTTACGCCAATCCATCCAAATACCTGAACGACAAGCTCACCGCGCTGCGGCCGCAAACCCGTGAGCTGGTCTCTTTGGCCATCATCCGCCTGGCCTATCTGGATCCGGATGCCGCTGCGGTCGAAGTCAACCACCTGCGCTGGAAAGCCCAGCTCACACAGGAAGAGCGTAGCTGGATCTGGGGCGCGATCGGCAAGCGCGCCGCGATCAAGCAATCCAATGATGCGGTGGGCTACTTTGCCCAGGGCGACTTCAACCAGATGCATGAAGACCATCTGGCCTGGGCCGTGCGCGCGGCCTTGCGTGCAGGGCGGTGGCAGATGGTGCAGGACGCCATTGCCGCCATGCCGGAATCGATGGCGGCCGAGCCAGTCTGGGTCTACTGGCGCGCAAGGGCGATGCTGGCTTTGCCTGCCGTCGATGGCGGGCGTGAAGTGGCGCTGAACCTGATGCGCGGCATTGCCGGCGTGCGCGGCTTTTATGAACAACTGGCACTCGAGGAGTTGGGCCAACGCATTACCGTTCCGGAGCGTCCTGCACCGCTAACGGTGGAAGAGCGTGAAGCGGCCCGTGCCAACCCCGGTCTGGCCCGCGCGCTCTACGCCATCCAGGTTGGTCTGCGTTCCGAAGGGGTTCGCGAATGGAACTACAGCACCAATCTGCACGTGCGTGGTGGTCTGGACGACCGCGCCATGTTGGCAGCTGCCGACCTGGCTTGCCGCGCCGAGGTGTGGGATCGTTGCATCAACAGCAGCGACCGCACCCGCAACCTGATGGACTTCGAGCAGCGCTTTCCCATGCCGTTTCGCAATTCGGTGCTGGCACGTAGCAAGCAGATCGGCATTGATCCAGCGTATGTGTATGGTCTGATCCGCCAGGAAAGCCGCTTCATCATGGATGCCAGGTCGGGCGTGGGTGCTTCCGGCCTGATGCAGGTGATGCCTGCCACGGCCAAATGGACGGCCAGGAAGCTGGGGATGACGGACTTCCAGCCGGCACAGATCACCGAGCGCGACACCAACATCGCCATTGGTACGGGCTATCTCAAGCTGCTGCTGGATTCCTTTGGCGGCTCCATGCCCATGGCCGCCGCTGCCTACAACGCCGGCCCGGGGCGCCCCCGCAACTGGCGCAACGGTCCGGTGCTGGAGGCTGCCATCTGGGCCGAGAACATTCCCTTCAACGAGACGCGGGACTACGTGAAGAAGGTGCTCTCCAATACCGCCAACTACGCAGCACTGATCACCGGGCAGCCGCAATCCCTCAAAGCCAGATTGGGTACGGTGGGTCCGTTGGACGCCAATACGCCGGACGCCAGCACCGATCTGCCCTGA
- a CDS encoding glutathione S-transferase family protein produces the protein MLKLFVGNKNYSSWSMRPWVLMRQAGIDFEEHMVRFDSFDTDSRFKQTLADLSPTGKVPLLVDGDLAVWDTLSIAEYLAEQFPQKNLWPKDKAARAQARSVCAEMHSGFSGLRNLCPMNIEASLPEVGALLWRDKPEIRSEVQRIVQMWSGLLETHGGPMLFGDFSIADAYFAPVCMRFRTYMLPLPISIADYVGRVSDLPGVAAWIEGALAEKDFLDFEEPYRLQP, from the coding sequence ATGCTCAAACTTTTTGTAGGAAACAAAAACTACTCTTCCTGGTCCATGCGTCCCTGGGTACTGATGCGCCAGGCAGGTATTGATTTTGAAGAGCACATGGTGCGCTTTGATTCCTTTGACACCGACTCCCGCTTCAAGCAGACCCTGGCCGATTTGTCGCCCACGGGCAAGGTGCCGCTGCTGGTGGATGGCGATCTGGCTGTCTGGGACACGTTGTCTATTGCCGAATACCTGGCAGAACAGTTTCCGCAGAAGAACCTCTGGCCCAAGGACAAGGCTGCGCGCGCGCAGGCACGCAGCGTGTGTGCGGAGATGCACAGCGGCTTCAGTGGCCTGCGCAATCTGTGCCCCATGAATATCGAGGCGTCCCTGCCTGAAGTGGGTGCGCTGCTATGGCGCGACAAGCCCGAAATTCGCAGCGAGGTGCAGCGTATCGTCCAGATGTGGAGCGGCTTGCTGGAGACCCATGGAGGCCCCATGCTGTTTGGCGACTTCAGTATTGCAGACGCCTACTTTGCGCCGGTGTGCATGCGTTTCAGAACGTATATGCTGCCGCTGCCCATCTCGATTGCCGACTATGTGGGACGCGTCTCCGATCTGCCTGGCGTGGCTGCGTGGATAGAGGGGGCCCTGGCAGAAAAAGACTTCCTCGACTTCGAAGAGCCCTACCGCCTGCAACCCTGA